AAAGAACAGCCCTCTGTGAAAGGTGCACGGAGAGAGACGGAAGTTTCTCGCGCCTGGGGCTTCTTCAGGTGTGGCAGGTGTGCCAGAACTACTAGCACCGGAGCAGCGTAATACAAGCTAGTTTGTCCAATGATACTTCCGGTCTTTATAAAGCCCCATAGATAAGTAGGCTGAGCGCACCatgttaaatgtatttgaagAAAGAGGCgtgcaatttaaaaaaaagtaataAGACGTTGGACCCTAGAATGGACTTTATCACGTTTTCTTGCACACCGGGCTACCGTTCAGGACCCTTTATCATGTTTAATCTACTAGACTATAGGGGCAACCAAGAAGTCTATTTTGCTATTTTGCTACCTCCCCCTGAGTCCACCACTGAtctaatgtatgtgtgtgcctgtgcttcTGTGCCTGTGCTTCTCTGTGTATAtatcatatgtgtgtgtgtcccaggtagCAGAGCTGGTGGTGGATAACTGCCGCTCGagtgatggagaggtggagggcctGTCAGATGACTTCAAGGAGCTGGAGTTCCTCAGCATGGTCAACGTGGGCCTCACCTCCCTGGCCAAGCTGCCCTCACTGCCCAAACTACGCAAGGTCAGTCCCTGGCATCCCTGCCCCCCAACTACACAAAGTCAAGTCAAATTTGACTGCAGCACAAAAACAGACTTTGCTATCTAGATACAGACTACTGTATCAATGGATTGGTTGATGGATTCATTGATGGACCGAAGAGTTGAAATCCAGTTTCTTGGTCCCTGCTCCTAGCTGGAACTGAGCGACAACAACATCTCTGGCGCCCTGGAGACGCTGGCGGAGAAATGCCCTAACTTGACGTACCTGAACCTCAGCGGCAACAAGATCAAAGAGCTCAGCAACGTGGAGGCCTTGgtgagcctacacacacacacacacacacacacacacacacaggaaccatCCTCTGGGGAACTGTAGGGATAGGTGTAACTCACCTCAGTGGTAGAGTATGTGACGACAGATTGCGAGGTCCCAGATTCGTTTTCCACCATCACCACATTCACATCATGTGTAAATAATAATGTGTACTCAAAGGCCAGTAGAGTCCCAATatagatggaaagagagagcgtgggagagaaagagtgtaatAAATACTCCATACTAGCCGCTCTGACCGGCCGTACCTGCACATATGGGTGGTGGGGTGACAAGAAGGATGAATAGTGACGGGAGTTGAACCCTGACCTTTCCACCTCAGCAAAACCTGAAGAACCTGCGTTCCCTGGACCTGTTCAACTGTGAGATCACCACGCTGGAGGAGTACCGCGAGAGCATCTTCGAGCTGCTGCCCCAGGTCACCTACCTGGACGGCTTCGACCAGGAGGACAACGAGGCCCCCGACTCGGACGCAGACGACGACGGTGAGACAGGAAACGCCGCGTCACTAACGGAGCAGAGCTTCGCTAGCCTGGCAGGGGCTACATTTGGGATTGTGTTGGTCTAGCACACGCCTTTATCCAAGGCGACATGCCAATAATGTACATAGAGTAgcgcagaagatcaaggatcagaagtgaaCGGTATTTTGGTGTTCAAAATGAAGGagcagtctgtatttaccaggcacagtgtagagtaaccacatctcagctaccagacacagtgtacagtaaccacatctcaggtaccaggcacagtgtacagtaaccacatctcagctactagAAGACAGGAAAGGCAGCATTGCAACACTGTTCAGAAATAAAACCAAACCAAATGTCTCTGCACTTCAAGTTTCCTGAAGTATCTGTCACAATGGTACAGCTTTTTTATTGTTTTGGGTTCCTCTAAAACAGAGAACTGGTCGATCCCATAGATCTATCATACTGAAAAAGTCGAGTTCTCAGAGGGGATAGACCCAGGTTCTCATAACAGGAGGGTTCCCTGACAACCTGCTAGACTTCTGGGTTTGCTCAATGTCTATACTCTTGTCTGAGTTCCCGTTCTTCCtcagatgatgatgaggatggtgaGGATGGCGCCGGCCCCACTGGGGACTACGATGacgaagacgaggaggaggaagaggagggctcGGAAGGCGGCGAGGTGGGCCTCTCTTACCTGATGAAGGAGGGCATCCAGGTGAGACCAACACGAGCGGCGCATAAAGGAACATTTCACTGTCTTTAAGAGCCGACTCAAATCAACTCAAATCAAACGTACCAGACGTTTTGGACCGTAAAACTTGAATAGATATTGTAACTGTTCAGTGGTTCATTCCGGTCCAATGACATCTGTGTCTTTAAGATGTGCGTCTTTCATTGTCAGCCAGGGTGAAGGTGTGATGGTCTGTTTTTTGTTTCCTGCAGGAcgaagaggatgatgatgactacgtggaagaggaggaggaaggtgaggaggaatATTTAGGAATAGTTCGTTTGTTCGTTGTAACAGTTGTGCAGAGTCATGGCGTGACTCAAGCTAGCAACTTTGGCGGTGTTCCTGCCATATCCCACCCGAGGCATGcagaccagctgtgtgtgtgtattgatccATGGTAAGGTGTAGGTCTGAGTGACTGTTATTGATCTGACACTGATCCATTTGTCTCTTCTCCCTGTGTGAGACCAGACTCTGGCTTTGACCTACActctctggacacacacacacacacacatatataggcatgtgcactcatacacacaacctcacacacatttGTAGTTATGGTAAGCCAGATAGCATCAGATAACGCATCTTCAGGTTCAATTGACCTGGTTTGTTTTATGTCGTCATCCAGCTACTGCAAGGTTGTTTTCGGCTTCCTgcagctgctctgtgtgtgtgtgcttgcacagtgtgtgtgcccgtgtgtcgGCATGGAGTGTGACCTGaaaacacatacgcacacacacacacgcacacgtaccaTATAGGGAAGTTCATCTACACTCACTGCACATGGTcttggagatgtgtgtgtgtgtgcgcaaataGGTAattgtgtgtgcctttgtgtgtgggtaggagtgtgcgtatgtgtgtgtttgtgtaggcgtgtgtgtgcgtgtgaaggagtgtgtgtgtgtgcatgtgtgtgtaggagtgtgagCTGAGGGTTATCAGTAGGCAGCAGCTCCCCCCATGTGTGCAGAGAGTGTAGATGAACTCCTCTATAtgtctctgcacacacacacaggaacacacatgcacacaggaacacacacacaggaacacacacacacaggaacacacatgcacacaggaacacacacacacataagcgcaCATAcgcactcacacccacacactgcagaTCTGAGGTGTTAACAAGATGCAGTGCTTAAAATTTGAAGCCAGAGGATCCCATCAGCATGATTGAACCAAAATGGCTGTCGCAGAACTGCTTCTGCCTCTGTTAATGGTGGACTTGTTTCTTCAAGGAGCCACTGGATTGGTTGGGGGGTGAGACCAGAGATGTAGAATACAGTGGGATTGGTTGAGGGAGGCTGTCTGTCACCTGTCAGACAAGCGTCCTCTCTCTGAGGGTGCCATGACGGCGTGTTCTCACATCACTACGCCAGAACACGTTGTTACCACGGCAGTTGTCTCCAACACAGTAACTGGTAATCTGACGCTGTGATGGGCTGGTTTGCTGTCACAGAGGAGCATGTGATCTGacgctgtgattggctgttttCTCTTCCAGAGGAGCGTGCGCGCGCtcagggggagaagaggaagagggaggctgaggacgagggagaggatgatgacgacgacgacgatgactaggccgccccccccccccccgccccccctccgccctccccaccaccccctcagAGCCCCCCCTGGTCTGGACCCCAGCaactcccccgccccccttagAAGAACCTGGGAGGAAGACATGGAAATCTTCAGATTGTTTCTCTTTGTACACCTTAGACATTTCACTGTAGAGGCTACATGGGtccttttatatatatatatatatatatatatatgatgagATATATATGATAAACAACTCCTGATTTTAATGATTCATTTGTAATATTTCAAAGGAAAATGAATACCCCCAAATATCTCCTCGTTGCACCGGGGTCCAGTTGGAAgcggagagggggcagagggggcggggcctggcgttcctctgccccctctcagCTCCGATCCTCTGCTCGAAAAAGTGTTCACCTGGTTCCACGTGTATAAAAAAAGAGGATTCCGTGAAAGTCAAAGCATTTTCTGCATGGTGGAAGGCAACCCTatacacccctccaccaccctcagccccccacccccaatcaGTTGTTAACCAGATAATCATGCCCACAAGGCAATACAGTAGCCTAGCTGAGTCCAAGGTCCACCCTGTATGTGATTAGCAGTAGGAATTAAACTG
This genomic window from Hypomesus transpacificus isolate Combined female chromosome 4, fHypTra1, whole genome shotgun sequence contains:
- the anp32e gene encoding acidic leucine-rich nuclear phosphoprotein 32 family member E isoform X3 produces the protein MEMKKRISLELRNRTPAQVAELVVDNCRSSDGEVEGLSDDFKELEFLSMVNVGLTSLAKLPSLPKLRKLELSDNNISGALETLAEKCPNLTYLNLSGNKIKELSNVEALQNLKNLRSLDLFNCEITTLEEYRESIFELLPQVTYLDGFDQEDNEAPDSDADDDDDDEDGEDGAGPTGDYDDEDEEEEEEGSEGGEVGLSYLMKEGIQDEEDDDDYVEEEEEGEEEYLGIVQERARAQGEKRKREAEDEGEDDDDDDDD
- the anp32e gene encoding acidic leucine-rich nuclear phosphoprotein 32 family member E isoform X1, translating into MEMKKRISLELRNRTPAQVAELVVDNCRSSDGEVEGLSDDFKELEFLSMVNVGLTSLAKLPSLPKLRKLELSDNNISGALETLAEKCPNLTYLNLSGNKIKELSNVEALQNLKNLRSLDLFNCEITTLEEYRESIFELLPQVTYLDGFDQEDNEAPDSDADDDDDDEDGEDGAGPTGDYDDEDEEEEEEGSEGGEVGLSYLMKEGIQDEEDDDDYVEEEEEGEEEYLGIVRLFVVTVVQSHGVTQASNFGGVPAISHPRHADQLCVCIDPW
- the anp32e gene encoding acidic leucine-rich nuclear phosphoprotein 32 family member E isoform X2; protein product: MVNVGLTSLAKLPSLPKLRKLELSDNNISGALETLAEKCPNLTYLNLSGNKIKELSNVEALQNLKNLRSLDLFNCEITTLEEYRESIFELLPQVTYLDGFDQEDNEAPDSDADDDDDDEDGEDGAGPTGDYDDEDEEEEEEGSEGGEVGLSYLMKEGIQDEEDDDDYVEEEEEGEEEYLGIVRLFVVTVVQSHGVTQASNFGGVPAISHPRHADQLCVCIDPW